From the genome of Brassica oleracea var. oleracea cultivar TO1000 chromosome C4, BOL, whole genome shotgun sequence:
ATAGTCAAACCTTTATAAAATCATGAGTAAACCCCTCAACGGGTGAAAAACATGTCTCCACAAAAAGAAGAAACACCACACAACCTCTCGGATGTTTTCTACTTTTAAAACAAAAATACTCGAGATAATGGACGAACAGACAGAAAGAAGATTGGTCGAAAAAAACGGTATTACCGGCGAATTCTACTCAATGATTCCGGCACCTTCAATGTCAACTTCACCCATCCCTGTGTCCTCTTCTTCTTCTCCACTTTCTTCATCCCCGCTGATTTCTTCATTGTCCATTCTTAGCTTAGCCATGTGTTCTGTCAGCATCTTATCATCTCTTTCACTCACCTGTCAAACACACATTTTAAGACTCTACAAATAAAGGAAAGCTAGTTCTTGTAATATGCAACTTTGGGATGGTTCAACAACTAAAGAAGAAGATACTCACAGCTCTAGGTGCTTCCTTAACGACGAGCTTGCCTTTGTGTTGATCAATTGTCTCGGTGCAAGCTGCTATGGCTTCCGTCAGAATTTCAATCCCTTGGTCCTGTTTATTATGTTATTAGACACTGACAAGATTAAATACAATTAGATAAAAACATAGCTTCAAAATAAGAGATTGTCTAACCTTGTCAAGAGTCTGAGTAGTAAGGACATAAAGAGGCGGAGCAACCAACTTAATCTTCACAGGACAGTCATCGTTTCCAGCAGCTTCAGCCTTTCTCATGGCCTCCTGAAATTGAAATTACAAGTATGTGTGTGAGAAAATCAAATGATGTATTCTTTCCATATGTTATAGATAATCAAATAAGAGTTTACGACCTTGATGTGGACAACTCCGTCAAACTGAAAACATTTCAACTCGATATCAGCACGGATTTTCATCGGTTGTGGTGTCATCCTCCTCCTAATGTTCTTCACAAGAGCATCCTTCACTTCTTCCGTAACAGCAGGTACAACTTTAGTCACCTACAAATAGAAATATCCCAAGATTAGGAACAAAAACAAAAAAAATGAAGCCAGAGAACAAAGTAATATACCTCCTGCCCATCAGGCCCAACTTCTTTGACCTCACGTGTGAGTGAACCCAACACTGAATCAGGATCAGTCACTAAGATCTTGAAAGCCTGAACAAAACAAAAAAAAAACAAAAATCTCTAAATACTAAATATCTACATGAATACAGCAAAAGCTCAACTCACAAACTCTAACCTCAAAAGCATGACCATGTTTCCGGTACAAAGGCCACCCAATGTTCACATACAACTCCTGCAATAGATAAATTCAAATCAATGTACATAATAACAAGGTAGCTAATTTACACTAGATACATAAGTTTCATAATCAATATCACTAAAGATTCAATTTTTTATTTAATCAAATCAATGCAAGCTACTATGATTACACAAAGGTAGCTACTTTACACTAGATACATGAATTTGCATAACCAATATCACTAAAGATTCGATTTTTACTTACTCAAACTCAATGTAAGCTACTATGATTATTACACAAAGGTAGGTAAATAATTTGCATAATCAATATCACTGAAGATTCGATTTTTATTTACTCATACTCAATGTAAACTACTATGATTACACAAAGGTAGCTACTTTACACTATATACATAATTTGCATAATCAATATCACTAAAGATTCGATTTTTATTTACTCAAACTCAATGTAAGCTACTATGATTACACAAAGGTACATAGTTTGCACTAAAGATTCGATTTTTAGTTATTCAAATCTATGTATGGTTACACAAAGGTACATTAAAGATTCGATTTTGAGTTACCTCCAAATCGATAGAAAGAGTCTCAGCGACATGACGCATGATAGAATGAACGAGCTTGCTCTTGTTATACCTCTCTTCACAAGTCTGAATATCTTCCTCACTAACTCTACGTTTGCTCAGATCAATGTAACCTTTCTCTTTATCCACACGCAGGACCATGACGGGCTCGATTCTCCCGACCTTGATCAAGCTGCTCACACTCCGGATCCGACGGCGGGAGAGCTCGGAGAAGAGGATCATGCCTTCGATGTTGTTGTACTCGAGGAGGGACACGTAGGCTCCCATGTCGGCGATGTTCTTGACTTGGATCATCACAGCCATGTCGACTTCTGGGTACTTGGCTTCGTACATCCGGCACTCTAGATTCGGGGTTTGACTCGCCATGGTTGAAGAGGATTAGGGTTTTGAGCGACGGAGCGATCAGGAAGAGGGATAAGAGACGAGCAAGGAGCGACTAACGTCAGAGATGTGAAGCTAAACGGTGCCGTTTGGTGTCTTGCGGGAAAGCAAGTCAGTTAGGTTTTAGATGGGCCAAAAGTTTGGATGGACCTTTTTTGCTTTTGTTTGATGATCAGTTTGGGATTAAACCAAAACTTCAATTTCATTTCAGATTGAACCGGTCTTGGAATCAAGCTTTCAAAATGTAGCATCAGTCACCATAGTGCGCTCGAAGAACTCATTCACACCACTGACTTTCAAAGTCATATATCTCTTCGGGTCATGCAAAATCAAAATAAAAAAAAGTCTGCATCACAAAACCTTCCGAAACTAAGATCATCTACATTGAAGGTTCAATGCAGAGGTTCACACTTTTCCCAAAAAAAAAAAGAAAAATTAAAATATTCTGTTTAACAGCATCCCAATAAATCTGGTTCATCACTGTATTGCGGATCCCACGCTACGTGGTGGCCCGTGATTGGTCTGTTTAATTTTTTTTTTTTTAAATCAAACGAAAAAGTAAAAAAAAAATAATAAAAAATTAAAGTTACGAACACCACTTAAGGTTCATTGATGCAGATGCCCTAACACCCCCCCCACAAACTAGCGTTGATACACTGCGCGAGACCTTAATTCCCTTGAAGCCGCTTTTACTGTTCCAGAAGCATTTGATTGAAATGCCATGTTCCTGAAGATCACACCACAAACATTCAAAAGAAATAAATTAGAACCGAATCTAAGCACGGAGAATCAACTTCTCAGCGTGCTCTCTTTCTTCCACACTCGATTCCTTAAAGAACCTGAAACCAAAAATGCGTATCGGAGCAAGCATACATGGCGTGATACACATACGAGAGATTGTACTCCACACTACAATACAACAACCACACGATGGATAAACCGTCAGCAGCAGATATTCTCAAGTACTAAATCTTGTAACTAATCCACCAGATTACGAATCCTACTCTCGAAGAGATAGGGAGGTGAGATTCGAAAACTTAATTGATCTGCTCGTCTGAGTACTTTTGACGACCGAGCGAGACGTGGGAGCTTCTAGGGACGAGATCGAGCTCCTTCTTAACCTCCTCAAACAGCTGGAAAACGAACAGAGACGGATAGATTTTCAGATTTTCCAGGAAGGTTCGCTGAGGATAGCAGAGGAGAAACGTCCTTTGACTCCGCCATGGAAACTCACGAGCAGCGGAAGACGAAGAAACCGTCTTGAGAAGCATTTTTTACTGTTGAGATGCTTTCGCCAGAAAACTGGACAAGGATGAAGAAGAAGACCGATGGAGTGCTGATGATGAGACCGTGGATGATTAAAAAAAATATTATTTTTTTCTTTCAAATTTATATGAAATAAATACTAATTATAATATAATATTTGTTAATTCACCCTACCGAAGAAAAAAAAAAGTTAAAAGACGAACGACATATTAATATTTGTTATTTATATTTTTATTTGGTAACATAATATAATTTATTATGCCACAAACACTAACAACAATTAATAATATTATTATTTTTCCTCTGATAAAGAGGTGTATTATTATAAATATTATTTGAGTTCCAATGTAGATAAAAAAAATCAAATTAAACACTCATTCTTTCTATGCCTTTGACTAGAGCTGGAAATTTTAATAATTGCCCGCGGGCCCCGCCCCTTTTTTGATCCGCCGCGGGGCGGGTACGGGTCGAACCATTTGAAATTTTTAAATCGCGGGTGCGGGTGCGGGTCGATATTATTTTGAGCGGGGCGGGTGCGGGTCAGCCGAATTTGAATCGCGGGTACCCGCCAACCCGCAAATTAAAAAAAAAAAAAACATTTTTGAAAAAAAAACATTTTTTCGTAAAATATATAAAAAACAATAAATATTTGTATAATTTTAATTATAAATATATTTTTTTTAATAGTAATTTTTTAAAATAACTATTATATAAATAAAAAATAATTATTTTTAATTAAAATAATTATTATATAATTAGAAAATAATCAATCTTAATTAAAATAACTATTTTTAATATAATTAATATTACCCGCAGGTTTGGCGGGTTACCCGTGGGTTTTGGCGGGGCGGGTGCGGATATAAAAGTTTTTGTTTGCGGGTTATGCGGGTCGAGTTTTTGAATCGAAAAAATGATTCGATCCGCGGCGGGGCGGGGCGGGTCGGGGCGGATTGACCCGCGAACCCAGCACTACCTTTGACGATGCATGCATGCGCACAAGATCACATGTTTCGGAAAGCACCTACCAATCCCATTCCTTTCTTTGGTACATTCAGCTTGACAAATGATCGTACTACTACATTTTCCATTTTTCGGTCTGTATATGTGTTGACAAGGATATCCTGGTCTTCGAGCAGTGGTCATTACTCCTGTTATTATAATCGTTAAAACAAAACTTTAGTTTTCGTATTTAAATAGAAATTAATGTTTTTGGTAAAACATATGCTTAGAGAGTTTTTTGCATATTTATAAGGAAAAAAAACTTAAAG
Proteins encoded in this window:
- the LOC106336807 gene encoding eukaryotic translation initiation factor 2 subunit alpha-like, coding for MASQTPNLECRMYEAKYPEVDMAVMIQVKNIADMGAYVSLLEYNNIEGMILFSELSRRRIRSVSSLIKVGRIEPVMVLRVDKEKGYIDLSKRRVSEEDIQTCEERYNKSKLVHSIMRHVAETLSIDLEELYVNIGWPLYRKHGHAFEAFKILVTDPDSVLGSLTREVKEVGPDGQEVTKVVPAVTEEVKDALVKNIRRRMTPQPMKIRADIELKCFQFDGVVHIKEAMRKAEAAGNDDCPVKIKLVAPPLYVLTTQTLDKDQGIEILTEAIAACTETIDQHKGKLVVKEAPRAVSERDDKMLTEHMAKLRMDNEEISGDEESGEEEEDTGMGEVDIEGAGIIE
- the LOC106341274 gene encoding ferritin-3, chloroplastic-like, whose translation is MLLKTVSSSSAAREFPWRSQRTFLLCYPQRTFLENLKIYPSLFVFQLFEEVKKELDLVPRSSHVSLGRQKYSDEQINVEYNLSYVYHAMYACSDTHFWFQEHGISIKCFWNSKSGFKGIKVSRSVSTLVCGGGVRASASMNLKWCS